In Lepidochelys kempii isolate rLepKem1 chromosome 10, rLepKem1.hap2, whole genome shotgun sequence, a single window of DNA contains:
- the LOC140895059 gene encoding uncharacterized protein, translated as MGSLRLCSTPRPPSARDAPLTEKGLQRWRVLAPGSPSPGRRGRGGQESPLPLPAPRTFCFSSQGQRTMRRRDGTTHQQCGARRRPGASGAVSPPHPACGGVGLAARPPSSRRRQRFAARRHRPPPARSPVRSARLAALRLPGTPECRARSGPRGRCPGASPTPATRAAAEPPGSLVAAASPAILCGVCERESVSPVFSQLLPPLPPHNMAARVRTHCGGEGAGPALLPPAYRSFPPLPAFCACANHCSPPAPMLPPLRARRAPLPLAALLPPSSSHPGPARNSAAACLLAAASHWSFHPTRPTATSTVAAQCGEREPRLPLPIGSAPSLAPPPVTHGLARVLCPSPKPDPGSAWGKGGTHVSNCGAATSWEISQNLGNFGVKWVSLGNGEFSFTT; from the coding sequence ATGGGCTCCCTCCGGCTCTGCAGCACCCCGCGGCCCCCCAGCGCGAGAGACGCCCCCCTCACCGAAAAGGGGCTGCAGCGTTGGAGGGTGCTCGCTCCAGGCTCTCCTAGCCCAGggcggaggggaaggggggggcaggaatctcccctccccctcccggctccaaggacattttgtttttcctctcaagGACAAAGAACAATGCGGCGCAGAGACGGAACCACTCACCAGCAATGCGGAGCCCGGCGGCGGCCCGGAGCGTCGGGCGCCGTTTCCCCGCCTCACCCTGCCTGCGGCGGCGTAGGGCTCGCCGCCCGCCCGCCGAGCTCGAGGCGCCGACAGAGATTCGCAGCTCGGCGCCATCGCCCTCCGCCCGCCCGCAGCCCCGTACGGAGCGCTCGGCTCGCCGCTCTCCGTCTCCCCGGAACCCCTGAGTGCCGGGCCCGAAGTGGCCCGCGAGGCCGGTGCCCAGGTGCCTCCCCGACTCCGGCGACCCGAGCGGCGGCCGAACCACCTGGGAGCCTGGTTGCGGCTGCCTCCCCGGCCATCTTGTgcggtgtgtgtgagagagagtctgTCTCTCCTGTCTTCTCTcaactccttcctcccctccccccgcacaacATGGCCGCCCGAGTCAGGACTCACTGCggcggggaaggggctgggcctgCGCTTCTACCCCCTGCCTACCGCTCATTCCCCCCCCTTCCTGCCTTCTGCGCGTGCGCCAACCACTGCTCTCCGCCGGCCCCGATGCTCCCGCCCCTCCGGGCCCGGCGCGCGCCGCTACCATTGGCTGcgctcctccctccttcctcctcccatcCTGGGCCCGCGCGCAACTCAGCCGCCGCTTGCTTATTGGCCGCCGCTTCTCACTGGTCTTTCCACCCTACCCGCCCCACCGCAACCTCAACGGTCGCAGCGCAGTGTGGTGAGCGCGAGCCGCGTCTGCCGCTCCCTATTGGCTCCGCTCCTTCTCTCGCTCCTCCTCCCGTCACCCACGGCCTCGCGCGGGTCCTGTGCCCCTCGCCGAAGCCCGACCCAGGCTCTgcttgggggaagggtgggacgcATGTGAGCAATTGCGGTGCTGCTACATCCTGGGAAATTTCCCAGAACCTGGGGAACTTCGGAGTCAAATGGGTCAGCTTGGGAAATGGGGAATTTTCGTTCACAACCTAA